The nucleotide window ACAGAGCTggtcctggagcagcagatgcAGAGAGCTGTTTGTAGGACTGTCTGCCCTACTCACTGTGGGTCCTCTACTAAACCCACTGGCAATCCCCAAAGATCAAAGTAAATGGATTCTGGAGAAGGTTTTATACAGCTTGGAGCAATTATCTAGCTTCTGCACTGAATCCAGTTGGTAGCTTGGAGTATGGGTGGAATAGGGTCATGTTCACCAGCATCTGTGTGCTGCTCCTTAGTGTGACCATCTGACATGGGAATGGCATCACTAGTAAACTTCAGCCTACAGTGCTGAACCCTCTAGGGAAAAGAATCCTCCCAGCTCTTAAAATGCACCATTACTGTAGAAAGCCTAGTTGGTGTTAGGTCATGATGCCATAGAAACTCCTGCTTGAAGCAACAAATCCCCATTTATTAGACATGTATGTTACATGAGAAGCCTTCTCTGGTCTCCAGCCCTACACTTAGGACAGTGTGtacctgctccctgcctggaaGAGGTGTGGGAGCCAGGGCCTGGTTTAAGCTGTGCTGACAGCTTGGGACTGGAGCTTCTCAAGCCCTTGCCTTTGCTCCTGAGTGGTCCTGTCCCAGAAGGAGCCAGCTGGATTCTGGGGCTGCTACTTGGGCGAGTGACCAGGGTAGGCTGATGGACAGCTTATGTGGCTGCTCTCCACACAAACTGGCTTTTGGCTCTTCTTGTGAATAGAGGGGTACAGGTGGAGATTTCTGGTTATTTTTGTAGTTTGTTTGTAAGGTTTTgttggttgggattttttttggtttagagtttaggggtttttttctctttttaggaGTGTGTGGTACTTTCACATTTAGTTTTAGTTCATCTAGGGTGCTAAGATTGAGGCAGTCAATGCAGTAACTTTTTGACCCTGTTCCAAAATCCTATTTCCATGACTGGCTGTTGCAGGTAGCATTGCCAAATCAACTAGTAGGATACTAATTTTGGAGCTAGCTTTTCTCTGGAATTACTGACAGAATAAACACCCCTCTCATCCCTCCTGACCAGAGATGTATGACTGTCACAACATTGATTTTACAAAGCAATCTGGGAAGTAGCAGATTTATTTGTATCTTATTTTGAATCTCCATCTTACcagcttttcaataaatttgACGCAGGACCCATGAGTTTAGAGTGCTTGGGGAACCTTCTGAGGATAACACTGAGTGCAGAATACTTTGAAGACAAACACTTAtctctttttgttgttggtAAGTTGATATAGAAGAATTTGTTGAGAGAATTACACATggtgaaatgtttaaaattctcTGAGATCCCTCTATACTAGAATTTCCTGGATTATTCTACTGCTAGAGAGCTTAGGTTGGATCTCATTGTAAGTAAACCCAACTGCTACCTTGATTTCTGTGTAACCTAAACTGTTGACTTGTTTTTTGATAACTTAGCCACGATTAGACTTGATTTTGCTGTCTTTGGGCTCAAATTGAAATGCACATGGTAGTTTCTAGGCATGTTAAAGCTGGTGGATTTTCTTTGTGATAAGAATATTTTCTAGTAACAGCACATACTGCTCTGAAAATTCACTAGCTGAAGCTGGCACAAcattactgatttttttgtaCTAGTGGCTTTTCACTTTCTTGGCTTCAGTTTGGTGGAGGTGTATACTTAATgaagtttaagaaaaaatagCTGGGCCCTCTAGCTATGGATTTAGCAGTCAGCAAGTGGTacatttctgtgaaaagctTCACTGAATGCCCTGGAAGGGCACAGTGATAACACTTCTGGGCCATAAACACCTGCTGTAAGATTATAAgtataaaatgtaaatttggCCTTGAAAAAGCTCTCCATGACATCTATTCTTTTAGAAGGTTAAACTTGTGTCAAAACCCACTTAAAATAGGTTGTTTGCTCAGACATCTTCACTCACACACAAAATCACTGTGCAGCTGAGATATATATACCTTAAACCATAAAGTGATtctttttggaaggaaaaaaaccaaaacaactaaACCACAAAACACTAAAAAGCTCAAAAACCGTAAAAATGGTTTGTATACTAAAAACATCCAGGGTAATCTTTAGTGTATTCATCATCCTGGTGGATTGTCTCCTGAAGAGACTCTGCTGGGCAGGCATCAGAGAAACAGGAGCCTGTGCCAGCCACAGGTCAGGGTTCTGATGTTGCTGTTGTCATCTGTCACCATGTTggtggtttggggcttttttccatCTTCAACCCTTCAGTTGCAGCTGTTTCCTGTCCCAGTGTGCTTGTAATTttacctttctttctttctttccactttGTCATAGCTCTTTCCCCATGTTTCTATTCTCTGAGCCCAGGGGATGCAGCTGGGCTGTATCAGAGCAGGTTCAGCTGAGTCCTTATGCCAGGGCAGGTTTCTcaaggagctggcagagcaggagttACACTTGTTTATACAGTTCTTTGCTGTTTATTTGCCTGTAGATCAGTCTGGCACAGCTTGGGAACTTGATGAGGCCATGGCAGCACAGTGTGGCTATACAATAACTTACAACACCTGGAGGAGCATTGAGCTCCATGCCTCTGCACTGAGCTGCCATTCTCACCTAGAGGTAAGTCTGTTACAAATATTTTGACTACAGTGCTCTTGTACATTAACTTTGTGAGAAATTACTGAATTATTAATGGACATTAACTGAGATGCCATAATGTCTTGAGTATCTGTTAGcagagaataatttaattttcttcaaatgtaTCCAGAGGTCTGAGAATATTCCATGGTATTGCCATTTGGAGGGCCTACAATGAACACAAGAAGTATATCACATGTGCCCTAAAAGGGCAACTATTTTCTTGTGGATTACAATAGGGAATTGCATCTGGCAGCCATGTTGTACTCTGCCCTAACAATATTTAGTGTCTTGAGACACATCATAGTAAAAACTCAAACTTTGGTTGCTGGCTCACTGCTACTATgtcataaaacaaaaacatcagcCATCTCTTGggtgtatttgtttttttattgtttaattcTGGGGCTATACAAAAGGAACAAACCTGCTGCACAAAGTATTTATGTTGCTGTGTAGCCATACACCTATGTGCATATATTTTTTATAGTTAATGAAGTTGAAAGTGATAATGCTTCAGTATGGAGTTGCTCTTCTGTGGATGTGTTTTGTAATTTATCTTAGGGTCACAAGGATAGGTAGTGCCCAGCTAGGGAAGGAAAGTCAGTCTAACAGGCAAATATTCTCTTTACCCACACAGAAAGATGTGTTCACAGTAACTATACAAATCAAAACATCTCATACTGCTGATATGAGCAATGCTACAACTCATGTGAAAAGTGCAAGCTGCCATTATGGTCTGTGGAGTCCCAGAGAGTTAATATGTGAAAGTAACTACATGGAGGTAAGTACTTATGGAAGGTGCTAAAAGTAAAGAGGTAAGTACTACAAGATGCTCTCTTAGGTTGTGTTTCCAAAGCAAATTCCTAGAATTTAATCAGCTTCAGACTACCCCACCATGAACAACTTGTTAGTGAGTGTGCAGTATGCATCTTAAGTGATACATTTACATTATGATTGTATAGCCTATATTAGCAATAATAAAGCTGGGAAGTTATATTCAAAAGGTTAAAGCTCATAGATTGAAGTCACGAATGTCACCCCAAAAAACCTTATTTGAGGCAACAGAGAATGTACATCTCCTGAAGGAAGTTTCCCTGCTGAATTTGTTGGGGAGGAGtgcaaaagggaaaatggaCTCCTCTTGGAAGAGGATGTGGGAGTCAAGAAAAAACTCTGGTCTTAAGTGGAAATAGAAAGTAGAAGATaggtggaaaataaaaagaaattgaaatcaAGCAGACTCTAGGTAAATCACCAGGCACTGTGGCATCTCTGTctagaaaatgctgctttccctTGAAAAAGGCTTGTAAACTGTTGAAGACAAGGAAATAAGTGCTATCAGCAAACCTCTTACaggtgttttttcccctcaggttTCTGTCAGGAGGGAGGTTCCACAGTCTGTAAAAGACTTTGTTCAAGATGAACCTGAGGACTGGACTATTGCATTTCCAGAAGTAAAACTACAGGTTTTCTTTCTAGCAAAAGCTAATGCTACCTCTGGCACAACCATCCTTCTTTTCTTTAACCATGCAGTACTTTCAAAAAGTATTTAAGTAGCAAAAACAGAACTTCTGTATCAAGTGGTTTTAGTATATTTTTATAGATTAGAAGTACAGATAGCTGCAGGCAGAAATCAAGTCTTCCTCAGGGAAGAGAttaagcaaaaaaccccaacaacaaatCTCTAAGACCCCATGGCCCACAAAAAACTGTGaagaggctttttttcttcttggacTCTGTATGTGCAGAGTCTGCAGCAATGCAGTTAGTGCCATTAGTTATTCTCTATTGCCCTTAATATGGGAAGTTTTCTATATGTGTGAAGTTGGGAAAGCTGGAGGGATATCCCATTAGTAAAATTCAAAGCAAGGCAACAAAACTGATGTGAAATTCAACACAGTAAATCACTCAATGCAGAAAACCTGTTACTTTGAACATCATGTTTAAACTATTGATGAATTTCTCTGGGTAGGCAAAGGCAGAAGAAGCCTCAATATGGCAAATAGTATTTCATCAGCCAGAAGAAAAAAGGGCTCTGCTTGTGAGCAATGCCTGGAGTGCAGGCTATGGACTGAACACCACAGACTCCAGGGTTCTGCTGCGAGTGCCATACGCTGCTGCCCAAGTTCAGCTGCTTGAGGTTGGTGTGCTCCTCCTGGCCCAGcaggctgccaggctgggcaggtcTAACCAGATGCCTTCCTTACAGGATCAGGGAATTGCCTTTTCTGTGCTGAGATCAAGTACACTTTACAAATACCAGTGGGTGATCCTGATGGTGGACACTGCTGTGGCGTGTCCTGTAGGTAAGGAGTGTGGTGCCATGCTCCAGTGCCAAAATGTGCTGGGACAGACTGACAACCTGTGAGCTGACAGCTTTCATGTCTTCTCCCTAAGATGGTGTGGACTACACGAACAAAACCATCACCTGGACTGTTCCAAAGTATATTCCACCACTCTATGCTGGAGTGACTAGCTTTAAAGATGTGCTTGTGGAAGCTGGTGTGGATCTACACAAACTTTCTGCCAAGGAAATGGCTTCCAGGAAATATGTGTTATTGAATGAGCTAAAAGCAATTATAATGAAGATTCCAATTGGTGCAGAAGGTGGTTACTACAAGGTCAGTGACTTCTATTAGGTGGCACTCAAGCAATATTCTGggatgtttgtttgttttctgatgaGGAATAATTCTTTGTCTTGTGCCTTTCAAATGAAAGATGGTGATGTGGGAGTGAGAGAGAACAATGGGTTTATAAAAAACTCCAGAAGCCCTGACCAAAAATAGCATTTGTAATCACCACTTtatgaagaatttattttcttgcaagCACAGTAGACAGACTCCTACACAGAACTACTGATTAATGATTTCCTCAGGTTAAGACAGAGCTTTCACCTACTAGTCCTGACATCATGCTCCTCAGAGATGGTTCTAACTTGGTTGTAAAGCATGCATGGGTTCTGTTGTATTTTATACAGACCACTTAAGAGAATGGGACTAACCCATTAGTCCAGCAGATCGTGTGTTCTTGGGATGGGTTGGGAGTACACACCTAAATCTAGCTGCTTGGGGTGAGGTGAGTCCTGGGCAAATGCAGCCCTATTGAATTTTTAGTGAAGTTGCAGGAGCAGCCCTATTCACTGTCCCCTGCTGCTTTGAAACTAGGGGAGTGgcagagcattttccaaaggaaattttctgaatattctgGGATAATCTAAACAGTGTTACAAGAGTTCAGGATTCCTGGGTAAAAAGGGCAGTTGGTTGGGGCTGTAGATTTAGCTGATCTTGAGATGTTCCAACATAACCTTAATGCAAAATCAAGCTATACTAAAGGGTGCTGATTTGAAATTCTAGACTTCTGTGAGCAATGGGCAGCTTGGGATAAAATATACTATCAACCTGTTCTTGGAACACCAGTGGGAAGACAGCAAATGGAGACTAACCAAACATACTATCATCAAGGAAATAGAAACACCATTTGAACAAGCAGAAGTTACTATAACCAATAGTAAGTAGCTGAATATTGGATTTACCAAAGGTTTTGGTACTTTTAAGAGCTTAATggtatttgtttcttttcagatttaaaTCTGAGTGCAAGGCTAATGAATGTTACAGTGGGAACATTCCTCCCAGATGTTGAGCTTGTGAACCTAACCATTGAAGGGGTTGCTGTGGCTGTACCTGAAGCTGTTCAACATGGCTACCTAATACACAGGACCAGATATGCTAATGGAAGCAAAGCATATGTAATACAAGTCCCACTTGATGCACCAAGTGTTAAAAAAGAGGTGTGTGCTAAGGTGCTGCAACATCCCATGGTATAGAGATGATGATATCActtggtgatttttttcatgtctaAATATGATTTTCCTAGTACATGAGAGAGGACATGAGAGCATACACCCTGAATGTCACACTCACATTCCTCACCTATCCATCAAGTGAGACCTTTGCTGTCCCAGTAGTTGCACTGTCAGCTGTGAAAGATGCAGGTAAACTTTGTGGATCTTGGGTGAACTGCCCCAACCTGGCTGTGGCCTGGGCTGATTTCAGCCAGGGATACTGCTAGTCCCAGGGAGCTGGGTCAAACTGATGGAGCTGGCTCACTCCTGGCTGTTTTGCAGTAGTGCCCAGTGCGAGAGGGTTTTGTGATGGGAGGAACCTTCATCTCATCATCACTCGTGGGAATGTGGACCAAAACTGGCTACCTTTCATCTCAAACTGGCACCTGACCCAAGAGGCTGCACAAAAGTACAGCTACATTCTGAGGGACAATGGCACTCACCTGGCAATCTCtgtccctttcctttctccccatGTGAGCTATGAGGTAAGGCTGCCAACATGTGGCAATTGGAAGGCACATTCTAGCTGTGAAATGTCAACAGGACACAGTATATtcttgaaagcaaaataaaacttctcttAGAGACACTCTTCAAAAGTATATTGGAGGATCATTTTCTGCCCTTGTAAGAAAACTTTAATTTCCCTTGGTTAATGTTGGCAGAAataggcaaggaaaaaaaaaaaacattctgcaTTTACTTTATGGCTGAGTGCCTTTAGGGACAACTACACATGCAGTGGAGTTTGTATTGCATTCTTTTGTAAAACAATTGAAAAAGCTCACTGTGTTAGCTTCTGGATTAAAAACATTCTGTTTAAATACATCCTGTGGATTTGACTTTGCTCAAGCACCATTGTCTTTGGCTTGTCATAACCTGCCCTCTTAGTTTTTGAATGCTTTAGCTGAACACTGTGTCTTTATTCTCTTGTTTAACCTGTGATTGTCGTTCCCAGGGCTTTCATAACTCTGCAATAAAGGCTTCATTCCACTTAACCTTGAAGGATGGCATCACCTTGGCTCAGAGGAGAGATTTCTCAGTTTCCTGCATATTTTCACCTTCAGAGCTGATACGTAATAGCATGTTGGGGATTAGCAATGCTATTTGAGTTGCAAAACCAAGCCATGCAGTCTGAGATGTTTCTAGGTTTTAGAGTTGTGTGGCTTGTGTTGTCTGCTTGTTAGATTTCCTACTAGTTAATATGCCATAAGGCAAGTCAAATTAAATATTGGAGTGACTATCCTCCCTAGTTCAGGAATGGgggaaggaagcaggaaagtCTGCACACCTCTAAAATCAAGAGGcttttttaaagggtttttgtggttttgagaGTTGAATTAAGTGAGGGTTTTAGGTGGAATGTGGGGAGAATCAGCATATAAATGAGTCATTCTAAAGCTGCTTGTCAGTATTAAATGTATTGAGTATCTTGGCTAGAAAAATCCTTTCGAAGAGAGTGAGAGCTCCTTGTGAGCTGCCAAAACAACTTGCCAGCAAATCCATTCAGAACATCTTTGTTGTTAGGCTACAAAAGGAGTTTGAATCTTGATTTGTGTGAAAAGGGATGTTTCTCTTTCAGAGTGCCTGCCCAATGGCTCTGTGATTATTACTGCAATCAAACTGGAAGGTAGTGAAGACCTGGACACTGCTCTGCTTGTCTTGAGGGATAGACAGTGCAAGCCCAATCTGGTGACAGAGAACACTGCAACCTTCAAGTTCAGTGTGAACACTTGTGGAACAAGTAGAAAGGTAAGAACTTAGCCACATGAAGTTTACTCTGCATTGGGGTTGGGTTACTGCTAGACCTGGCAGAGGTTCAGAGGTGAGCAGAAGATACATGGAAGTCAcagctgaaaccagcacagTATCACATCCAGATTCTTTTTCTGAGCTTACCAAATTCAGTTGAGCAGGAGTTCTTACtgagtaaaaatgttttttcaagGCCAGAGGTGCTTTCTGTAACTAGTCTTCAGTTTGACACTTCTGCATTGCTCAGTGGTGGGCTTGAATGTGAGTTTATGCTGGTCAGTTATATTTGTACAGCTTGCAGAAGCTGGTTGGGTATTGTTGATGACTACAAGGCCAAAGACTAGAGTGAGTACTGTTCTTACCACCAAATATTGTGCAAATAAAAAACAGACATAACAAATGATCAGAACATGCCTAAATTCAGACCTTAATAAATGCAGCTCGTTTCTGCATTGTTGCATCTCCTTCTGCTCACTGACTGAGTAAAAAGACATAGCTGCTGTTTTTCTCAGGACCCATGTACTCCCTTTCTAGGGTGTTCTGTCATAATCAAGTTAATAAACTTTCTTTGTGACTATGGCATAGCAGTCAGCTGTGGTCAGCTTTGGTTCTGTGGGCATtgggctgctggctggaaaTTTCTGGCTGTTTCTAAGCATACTCTGCTCAGTGGAATCTGGCAATCAAGTGGAGGGATGTAGATATTGTTCCAAACACAAATCAGACTCTCATGTGACTGTCCTGTTTGTAATGTGTCCATCTTCCAGTCCAACAGCACAACTATGACATATGAAAATGAAGTACTCTATTTCAAACCTGGCAATGATACACCCATATACCAGTAAGTgtcattcctttaaaaaaaggttttacaTGTTATTTTGACTGTAAAAATCTAATGCTAATCCTCTTCCCTCAGACTGAAATTTCTCTGCTCGTATGCAGTCAAGCAGAGTGCTGATGTCCAACATGAATCTAAGAACCCACCACCCAGTATTAAGCCAGGGTTTGGCTGTCTCAATCTTTCATTGAAGCTTTTCAAAGGTAACATCTATGATTAGACTctataaaatcacagaatggctgaggcCAGAAGGGACCTGAGATTGATCTTACTCATCCACTCTGATTGAGTAGGGCAGTATAAAAAATATTGCCTAGCATCATGTTTAGAGGACTTTTAAATATATCagaggatgaaatggaaaaatttttGAGGCCTCTAACAGGAATTTTCTATTccaaaatgcaacaaaaatggTCAAATATCTGTAGTGGAACAGCCTTAGCATCATTGATACATGTATGGTTTTCCTGCTTTGTCTGGGCATGATGGAAATTTTGTGTAGTGAATGTGGTGCCAGCTTCTCTCTCCTATCAACTCCTGAAGTGTTGCTAAGCAGATTCAGCAACTCACTGCAATAGCTGTAACCTGTATCAAAGATGCAATGCTGCTTTAAAATGGTACCTATGCTAGCAGAAAGGGCTGACTGAAGCCTGAACTAAACACTCACAATGACTGGAATGGccattatgatttttttaaaattgattttccCCTCTCATTATTTTTGAGacaattttgaataaaaatcttGCTCTAATGGCTTTTTTTAGAAGGAGTGTTTCATTTTGGAatccccagagccagggaatATGGTTGAGGTTTTTGCTTTCATTGCTGATCTTGCTTTCTTGCCATTCTATCCCCATTTCTTGAAATTTGCATGCTGTTCCAGGTTTTAGTATTACTGTGCCAAAGTAAATGGTAGTGGAAAAAAGAGTGAAGCAGAGAGTTTGTGAATACTTACCCTACAAAAAGGAAGCTCCTAATATCAATACTCTCTTGCAGAGAAATCCTATTCAGAGCCCTACCAGGAATCAGAGTATCCTGTGGTAAAATACCTGAGGGAGGCTCTGTATTTTGAAGTTGAACTTCTCCAGCCTAGAGATGCAAGATTGGATCTAAACCTGGATGACTGTTGGGCTACCAcctcccagagccaggacagcctCCCCCAGTGGCACATCCTTAGCCATGGGTGAGGAAGGCTTCCCTCCTTTGGTGGTAGCTGCTCTGCACAAGGTGCTGTCCTCAGgtgggaggaaaggggaagTGGTCACCTTGGAGGCAATTGCTGCCAATCTGTGGGGTACTTGGTGTCAGCACAGTGGCTGTGCCTTCTGGGGGCAGCAGGTCCTGTGTCGG belongs to Oenanthe melanoleuca isolate GR-GAL-2019-014 chromosome 3, OMel1.0, whole genome shotgun sequence and includes:
- the LOC130251936 gene encoding uncharacterized protein LOC130251936 encodes the protein MSLECLGNLLRITLSAEYFEDKHLSLFVVDQSGTAWELDEAMAAQCGYTITYNTWRSIELHASALSCHSHLEKDVFTVTIQIKTSHTADMSNATTHVKSASCHYGLWSPRELICESNYMEVSVRREVPQSVKDFVQDEPEDWTIAFPEAKAEEASIWQIVFHQPEEKRALLVSNAWSAGYGLNTTDSRVLLRVPYAAAQVQLLEDQGIAFSVLRSSTLYKYQWVILMVDTAVACPVDGVDYTNKTITWTVPKYIPPLYAGVTSFKDVLVEAGVDLHKLSAKEMASRKYVLLNELKAIIMKIPIGAEGGYYKTSVSNGQLGIKYTINLFLEHQWEDSKWRLTKHTIIKEIETPFEQAEVTITNNLNLSARLMNVTVGTFLPDVELVNLTIEGVAVAVPEAVQHGYLIHRTRYANGSKAYVIQVPLDAPSVKKEYMREDMRAYTLNVTLTFLTYPSSETFAVPVVALSAVKDAVVPSARGFCDGRNLHLIITRGNVDQNWLPFISNWHLTQEAAQKYSYILRDNGTHLAISVPFLSPHVSYEGFHNSAIKASFHLTLKDGITLAQRRDFSVSCIFSPSELIQCLPNGSVIITAIKLEGSEDLDTALLVLRDRQCKPNLVTENTATFKFSVNTCGTSRKSNSTTMTYENEVLYFKPGNDTPIYQLKFLCSYAVKQSADVQHESKNPPPSIKPGFGCLNLSLKLFKEKSYSEPYQESEYPVVKYLREALYFEVELLQPRDARLDLNLDDCWATTSQSQDSLPQWHILSHGCKNNKDSYRTVFHNVDYSFRVKFPQHFKRFEVRMFTFVQGTSLLQEQLYFHCTVVICNTKQQPLDIFCPRRCNPGKHRLGE